Proteins co-encoded in one Klebsiella michiganensis genomic window:
- a CDS encoding virulence factor SrfB: protein MLAEITDFKTQVKLIRDSGIQFLDFAFNLPARKEYGEFLRQQGEGPVMRLIYREREDKFQIPGPDNVPAKYAESEYSLSTEESLRLLQGVWLPLPFFRFSPPRAFAQGPTNWVRVQFHELAEPDEKGNCWRAVVIFDTRILPNHSNTQYLAPGEDDVRSGTGFALARHNHEMGEFLALPWVDEWLRDVYTTQAKERLKQHYEDNEEKLLLKEHQAHYLNLLSVLDKDIKLPEVQVNDVKIRDTAIPVDLVLDIGNSRSCGILIEEHRDDNKGLSQLYQLQLRDLSLPQYVYNEPFDSRLEFAQAEFGKQDFSLKSGRSEAFTWPTIGRVGGEAFRMASQRLGTEGSTGISSPKRYLWDNHPYSPGWRFSQAFVKSDREPLATAAPLLYMLNDQGELLINLHEDRRMPVFSPIYTRSSLMTMMLSEVLSQALMQINSPAQRLKMNHASTPRRLRNVIMTVPPAMPKPERAIFEQGMCDAIRLVWKALGWEEMDYEGDDINQLKHPHPGVHVKWDEATCGQLVYMYNETQNYFGGRTDEFFAATRRQDNQQTSQDKRSLKVASIDIGGGTTDLVITRYTLDDGQGVNVRITPKQLFREGFKVAGDDILLDVIQLYIQPAVKAAIMKVGHSDMAAESMMSQLFGSEAIDAGKQVLRQQLTLQIFAPLALAILHRYEDYLPENGREVLNYRFREMLPESQPTAKVQEYVNELVRVGQLSDVAPFSILDVPLEVDISQLHNEFIDPRNGRMNICHSLRALCEVLWHYKCDVLLLTGRPSRLPGIQALIRQLQPVPPSRVLPLHGYETGGWYPFNKKGCIDDPKSTAVVGAMLCLLAEGSRLNNFYFRTANFQPYSTIRYLGMLDSNNVIKDGNVFYRDIDLDRPDFELDQNQSFESRGEMRIGFRQLDNERWPASALYTLKITNSKLAAELAGDAVIKMQLIAEQGKPRGGEESVSPEKFKLEQPTLEFGSGRGIKKDDVAFQLNTLVGNGLGETHYWLDSGSIKS, encoded by the coding sequence ATGCTGGCTGAAATCACTGATTTTAAAACACAAGTAAAACTGATCCGTGACAGTGGGATTCAGTTCCTCGACTTCGCTTTCAACCTGCCTGCCCGTAAAGAGTACGGTGAGTTTCTGCGCCAGCAGGGGGAAGGCCCTGTGATGCGCCTGATCTACCGGGAACGTGAGGATAAATTCCAGATCCCAGGGCCGGATAATGTGCCAGCCAAATATGCCGAGTCTGAATATTCTCTTTCAACGGAAGAGTCGCTGCGCCTGCTGCAAGGCGTCTGGTTACCGCTGCCGTTTTTCCGCTTCAGCCCGCCTCGCGCTTTTGCCCAGGGACCAACAAACTGGGTGCGTGTCCAGTTCCATGAACTGGCCGAGCCCGATGAAAAAGGCAATTGCTGGCGTGCGGTTGTTATTTTCGATACCCGAATTTTGCCTAACCACAGTAACACGCAATATCTTGCGCCAGGTGAAGACGATGTTCGTTCCGGCACTGGGTTTGCGCTCGCCCGGCATAACCATGAAATGGGGGAGTTCCTCGCGCTACCGTGGGTGGATGAGTGGCTGCGTGATGTTTACACCACGCAGGCAAAAGAACGGTTGAAGCAGCATTACGAAGACAATGAGGAAAAGCTGCTTCTCAAAGAGCATCAGGCGCATTACCTCAATTTGTTAAGCGTGCTGGATAAGGATATCAAGCTGCCGGAAGTCCAGGTCAACGATGTCAAAATACGCGATACCGCCATCCCGGTGGATTTGGTTCTGGATATCGGTAACTCGCGCAGCTGCGGCATTTTGATTGAAGAGCATCGCGATGATAACAAGGGGTTGTCACAGCTTTACCAGCTCCAGCTGCGCGACCTCAGCCTGCCGCAATATGTCTATAACGAACCTTTTGACAGCCGACTCGAATTTGCCCAGGCAGAATTCGGCAAGCAGGACTTCTCGCTGAAAAGTGGGCGTAGCGAGGCATTTACCTGGCCGACCATTGGCCGGGTGGGCGGGGAGGCGTTCCGTATGGCGTCGCAGCGTCTGGGAACGGAAGGTTCAACAGGTATCTCCAGCCCAAAACGCTACTTGTGGGATAACCATCCGTATTCTCCCGGCTGGCGTTTTAGCCAGGCGTTTGTTAAGTCGGATCGTGAACCTCTGGCCACTGCGGCACCGTTGCTTTACATGCTCAACGATCAGGGCGAGCTGCTTATCAATTTGCATGAAGATCGGCGTATGCCGGTGTTTTCACCGATTTATACCCGTAGCTCGTTGATGACGATGATGCTCTCCGAAGTGCTGAGCCAGGCGTTGATGCAAATCAACAGCCCGGCACAGCGCCTGAAGATGAACCACGCCAGCACGCCTCGCCGACTGCGCAATGTCATCATGACCGTGCCGCCGGCAATGCCAAAACCGGAGCGGGCTATTTTCGAACAAGGTATGTGTGATGCCATTCGCCTGGTCTGGAAAGCGCTCGGCTGGGAGGAAATGGACTACGAAGGGGACGATATAAATCAGCTTAAGCACCCGCATCCCGGCGTCCATGTGAAGTGGGACGAGGCAACCTGCGGGCAGCTTGTCTATATGTACAACGAAACCCAAAACTACTTTGGCGGGCGTACCGACGAATTCTTTGCCGCCACGCGCCGGCAGGATAACCAGCAGACAAGCCAGGACAAGCGAAGCCTGAAAGTGGCCTCAATTGATATTGGCGGTGGCACAACTGACCTGGTGATTACCCGCTATACCCTGGACGATGGGCAGGGCGTTAACGTGCGCATTACGCCGAAGCAGTTGTTCCGCGAAGGGTTCAAAGTCGCCGGGGACGATATCTTGCTTGATGTCATCCAGCTGTATATCCAGCCTGCGGTAAAAGCGGCCATCATGAAAGTCGGGCATAGCGATATGGCGGCTGAGTCAATGATGTCCCAGCTTTTTGGCAGTGAAGCTATTGATGCCGGTAAACAGGTTCTCCGCCAGCAGTTGACGCTGCAAATCTTCGCCCCGCTGGCGCTCGCTATTCTCCATCGCTACGAAGATTACCTGCCGGAAAATGGTCGTGAAGTGCTGAATTATCGCTTCCGGGAAATGCTGCCTGAAAGCCAGCCGACCGCCAAGGTGCAGGAGTATGTCAACGAACTGGTGCGCGTTGGTCAACTTAGCGATGTCGCGCCATTCTCTATTCTCGATGTGCCGCTTGAAGTGGATATCTCTCAGTTACATAACGAGTTTATCGACCCCCGCAACGGGCGGATGAATATTTGCCACAGCCTGCGGGCGCTTTGTGAAGTGCTCTGGCACTACAAATGTGACGTGCTGTTGCTGACCGGACGACCTTCTCGCTTGCCGGGCATTCAGGCCTTGATTCGTCAGTTGCAGCCGGTTCCACCTTCCCGCGTGCTGCCACTGCATGGGTATGAAACCGGAGGCTGGTATCCGTTCAACAAGAAAGGCTGCATTGACGATCCGAAATCAACTGCGGTGGTCGGGGCAATGCTATGCCTGCTGGCGGAAGGCTCGCGGCTCAATAATTTCTATTTCCGCACGGCGAATTTCCAGCCGTACTCCACCATCCGCTATCTCGGCATGTTGGACAGCAACAATGTCATTAAAGACGGCAACGTCTTTTATCGGGACATTGATCTCGATCGGCCTGATTTTGAGCTCGACCAGAATCAGAGCTTTGAGTCCAGAGGTGAAATGCGGATCGGTTTCCGTCAGTTGGATAACGAACGCTGGCCTGCCTCTGCGCTTTACACCCTGAAAATTACCAATTCCAAACTGGCCGCCGAACTGGCGGGGGATGCGGTGATCAAGATGCAGCTTATTGCCGAGCAGGGAAAGCCTCGGGGTGGTGAAGAGAGCGTCAGCCCGGAGAAATTCAAACTTGAACAGCCGACGCTGGAGTTTGGCTCTGGCCGCGGCATCAAGAAAGATGACGTGGCATTCCAACTGAATACCCTGGTCGGTAATGGCCTTGGTGAAACCCATTACTGGCTGGACAGCGGGAGTATTAAAAGCTGA
- a CDS encoding type III secretion system effector produces the protein MSTFTSEQIIQGWQDVEAGAGEAIEWIASVRQDAPKLNTEADRLTLKLRRSRNKARRLAIATAKPMTIGFFGLSQAGKSYLISALAAGESGKLETRLGGKLLDFLIHINPAGGGKEATGLVTRFSRHQGSNDEQWPVTLQLFSEMDMGKILANAFIHDFNQEKFEWDCDEKRVNDLLSTLDKRRRPSRVAGVSEDDVVSLWDYVVRHASKSQKSLNTHYWPQAVALAPWLTIEDRGRLFSVIWGQVEDLTQAYIHFAHTLQKLAGAQEVHAPLTTLVCEENGRLVQKDSIMNVDMLERLNRETDCQVEVCPVINGQTQPPVSLSLAELTALTVELHIPLSAKPREEMFEEVDLLDFPGYRGRLGVESMDDVQREVNSEDSNPLAQLILRGKVAYLFERYTENQEMNVLVVCTASTKQSEVKEVGDVLDEWIGYTQGRTAEEREARLPGLVWALTMFDLRISQNLPHDETLLRQSWGHGGMIKMAMTERFGKYKWMQEWRPGQAFNNTFLVRKPRHQTPFIRLSGGIESEFDSENREKLDLMRKTFIEDEAVNRYIAKPDEAWDAMLGLNDGGMSRMAEYLKQVAHKEMKLERIAKQLQDLRHELVEGSLGNWYQPEGDQDVAKKARIAEEILEVLKKRSGMHGELLARLVPSRKALQELYMQQTVVPVEAVEQEETSLFDIGVEDAFGTEKPAATTHSHELSFARHALQHWINHLRALPENPAVLNYIKLPLPVVEALVDELITSLLRLRVEAQLESVMMNTEQAGVRREKMVERQVSRVLHVMSDFVTWLGYQSLAEHKRPARPNQPDQPIFTLPKQCESVAWMGDERLVRLTPQQINYSAIFIIDWLVGLEELIKENAGHSAGREISAAQNEKLGAIIHLINRAQE, from the coding sequence ATGAGTACTTTTACATCTGAACAAATTATTCAGGGCTGGCAGGACGTAGAGGCGGGCGCGGGCGAGGCTATCGAGTGGATTGCTTCCGTACGTCAGGATGCCCCAAAGCTGAATACCGAGGCAGACCGGTTGACCCTTAAGCTGCGCCGTAGCCGGAATAAAGCCCGCCGCCTGGCAATCGCCACGGCTAAGCCAATGACTATCGGCTTTTTTGGCTTATCACAGGCAGGAAAGTCTTACCTGATCTCTGCCCTGGCGGCAGGCGAGAGTGGCAAGCTGGAAACCCGGCTTGGCGGCAAACTGCTTGATTTTCTCATCCACATTAACCCGGCGGGCGGTGGGAAAGAGGCCACTGGGCTGGTGACGCGGTTTAGCCGCCATCAGGGCAGCAATGATGAACAATGGCCGGTCACGCTGCAGTTATTTAGCGAAATGGATATGGGCAAAATCCTCGCTAATGCTTTCATCCATGATTTTAACCAGGAAAAATTTGAATGGGACTGTGATGAGAAACGTGTCAATGACCTGCTGTCCACTCTGGACAAACGTCGACGCCCGAGCCGCGTAGCTGGCGTCAGTGAAGATGACGTGGTTTCACTCTGGGATTATGTGGTCCGTCACGCGAGCAAGAGCCAGAAATCACTCAATACCCATTACTGGCCGCAAGCGGTAGCCCTGGCACCGTGGCTGACCATTGAGGATCGCGGCAGGCTGTTCTCTGTGATTTGGGGACAAGTCGAAGACTTAACCCAAGCCTATATTCATTTTGCCCACACGCTGCAAAAGCTGGCAGGGGCTCAGGAAGTTCACGCCCCTTTGACCACGCTGGTGTGCGAGGAAAATGGTCGCCTGGTGCAAAAAGACAGCATTATGAACGTGGATATGCTGGAGCGTCTTAACCGCGAAACCGATTGTCAGGTTGAGGTGTGCCCGGTTATCAATGGGCAGACGCAACCTCCGGTTAGCTTGTCGCTGGCCGAGCTTACTGCGTTGACCGTTGAGCTGCATATTCCGCTGTCCGCTAAACCCCGGGAAGAGATGTTCGAAGAGGTCGATCTGCTGGATTTCCCCGGCTATCGAGGGCGTCTTGGCGTTGAGTCCATGGATGACGTTCAACGTGAGGTGAATAGCGAAGACAGTAACCCGCTAGCGCAACTGATCCTGCGCGGCAAAGTCGCCTATCTTTTTGAACGCTATACCGAAAACCAGGAAATGAACGTGCTGGTGGTCTGCACCGCCTCAACAAAACAATCTGAAGTGAAAGAAGTCGGCGACGTGCTTGATGAATGGATCGGGTATACCCAGGGGCGTACCGCGGAAGAGCGAGAGGCCCGTTTACCAGGTCTTGTCTGGGCGTTGACTATGTTTGACCTGCGAATCAGTCAAAATCTGCCGCACGATGAAACGCTGCTGCGCCAGTCCTGGGGCCACGGCGGGATGATCAAAATGGCCATGACTGAACGCTTTGGCAAGTATAAATGGATGCAGGAATGGCGACCTGGACAGGCATTTAATAACACTTTCCTGGTGCGTAAGCCGCGCCACCAAACTCCGTTTATTCGCCTCAGTGGCGGAATAGAAAGCGAGTTTGATAGCGAAAACCGCGAAAAACTCGATTTGATGCGTAAAACCTTTATTGAGGATGAGGCGGTGAATCGCTATATCGCAAAACCAGACGAAGCCTGGGATGCGATGCTTGGCCTGAACGACGGTGGCATGAGCCGTATGGCGGAGTATCTCAAGCAGGTGGCGCATAAAGAGATGAAGCTGGAGCGTATCGCCAAACAGCTTCAGGATCTGCGCCATGAGCTGGTGGAGGGCAGCCTTGGCAACTGGTATCAGCCCGAGGGTGACCAGGACGTAGCGAAAAAAGCGCGTATTGCCGAAGAGATCCTTGAAGTTCTCAAAAAACGCAGTGGGATGCATGGCGAACTGCTGGCGCGTCTGGTGCCTTCCCGTAAGGCTCTGCAAGAGTTGTATATGCAACAAACCGTTGTGCCGGTAGAGGCCGTGGAGCAAGAAGAAACGTCGCTCTTTGACATCGGCGTCGAGGACGCTTTTGGGACAGAGAAACCGGCTGCCACAACTCACAGCCATGAACTCTCCTTTGCTCGCCATGCGCTGCAACACTGGATCAATCATTTACGTGCACTGCCGGAAAATCCGGCGGTACTGAATTATATCAAGTTGCCGCTGCCGGTAGTCGAAGCCCTGGTGGATGAGCTCATCACCAGCCTGCTGCGCCTGCGTGTCGAAGCGCAGCTCGAAAGCGTGATGATGAATACCGAGCAGGCCGGCGTACGCCGCGAAAAAATGGTTGAGCGGCAGGTATCCCGCGTGCTCCACGTCATGAGTGATTTTGTTACCTGGCTTGGTTATCAAAGCCTGGCCGAACATAAACGTCCCGCTCGTCCGAATCAGCCTGACCAACCTATTTTCACCCTGCCAAAGCAGTGTGAAAGCGTGGCATGGATGGGCGATGAGAGGTTGGTGCGCCTGACACCTCAGCAAATTAACTACAGCGCTATTTTCATTATTGACTGGCTAGTGGGGCTTGAAGAGCTGATCAAAGAGAACGCCGGACATTCTGCTGGTCGCGAAATTAGCGCTGCGCAGAACGAAAAACTGGGCGCCATTATCCACCTCATTAACCGTGCTCAGGAGTAG
- a CDS encoding serine/threonine protein kinase, protein MKQNHWLSGLLCFGALVFQAQAADQKPLLQEGKHALYQRVLTYPGCELAKDVGKSGKEQPAFSRFYVYQRSQNGNDEWLQVGPDSFGHVAGWLKASCTVDWKMQLTLAFTNPAGRNPMLFFRDKADVEKILNSPKPATILDPLLANLKSQKPTPEVLAREPDYMVDQLKNFYLLPVLGSDDVFTDTGFQVRLLNVASVSEKAKTGNAATGDEKNMMKGFSASVVFVIDSTVSMGPYIDRTKAAIEKVYQRIEKEHLQDQVKFGLVAFRSNVKAVPGLEYDSKMFVDPNKVKDGKDFLAKVHDLKQATVSSSKVDEDAYGGVMLALDKVDWTQFGARYVVLITDAGALEGTDKLSSTHLDAAQIRQEAAYRGVALYTLHLKTPSGVKNHASAEAQYRDLSMNPFLHKPLYYPIDSGDVNNFGVMVDSLANAITGQIKTAWSGEETAGSALGADPKYASKQAAPLLSDADKLSKAMRLAYLGEKQGTQAPPVFKSWISDRDLVNQNVPATEVRVLLTKSELSDLSDVMKKIVNAANEGMISPDDMFASLRSLAATMGNDPTQAKGKSATRLAEMGLLGEYVEGLPYLSEVLSLDEETWKSWDGLEQERFIRRLNTKLNYYQRYNQDVDRWIALAPDSDPRDNVYPVPLENLP, encoded by the coding sequence ATGAAACAGAATCATTGGCTCAGCGGACTGCTGTGCTTCGGCGCACTGGTTTTTCAGGCGCAGGCTGCGGATCAAAAACCCTTATTGCAGGAAGGAAAGCATGCGCTTTATCAGCGCGTGTTGACCTACCCAGGCTGTGAGCTGGCGAAAGATGTGGGGAAATCAGGCAAAGAACAGCCCGCGTTCAGTCGCTTTTATGTCTACCAGCGAAGCCAGAACGGCAATGATGAATGGCTGCAGGTTGGGCCGGACAGCTTCGGTCACGTCGCAGGCTGGCTGAAAGCTAGCTGCACCGTGGACTGGAAAATGCAGCTGACCTTAGCCTTCACTAACCCGGCTGGCCGTAACCCGATGCTGTTCTTCCGCGATAAAGCGGATGTGGAGAAAATCCTTAATAGTCCAAAACCAGCGACGATACTGGATCCGCTGCTGGCAAACTTGAAGAGCCAGAAACCTACGCCGGAAGTGCTGGCTCGTGAGCCTGACTATATGGTCGATCAGCTTAAAAATTTCTATTTATTGCCGGTTCTTGGGTCGGACGATGTCTTTACCGACACGGGTTTTCAGGTACGGCTGCTGAACGTGGCTTCGGTTAGCGAAAAAGCTAAAACCGGTAACGCCGCGACGGGCGATGAGAAAAACATGATGAAGGGTTTTTCCGCTTCTGTCGTGTTTGTCATCGACTCCACTGTGTCGATGGGGCCCTATATTGATCGTACAAAAGCGGCTATTGAAAAGGTTTACCAGAGGATTGAAAAAGAGCATTTGCAGGATCAGGTGAAATTTGGGTTGGTGGCATTTCGTTCTAATGTTAAAGCCGTGCCTGGGCTGGAATACGACAGCAAAATGTTCGTTGATCCTAATAAAGTCAAAGACGGCAAAGATTTCCTCGCTAAAGTCCACGATCTGAAACAGGCAACGGTATCCAGCAGCAAAGTGGATGAAGATGCTTACGGCGGCGTCATGCTGGCGCTGGATAAAGTCGACTGGACGCAGTTTGGTGCACGTTATGTCGTGCTTATTACTGACGCTGGCGCGCTGGAAGGAACGGATAAACTTTCTTCTACCCACCTTGATGCCGCTCAGATTCGCCAGGAAGCCGCTTATCGTGGCGTGGCGCTCTACACCCTGCATCTGAAAACCCCGAGCGGTGTTAAAAACCACGCTTCGGCGGAAGCACAGTACCGCGATCTGTCCATGAACCCGTTCCTGCATAAGCCGCTTTACTATCCGATTGACTCCGGGGATGTGAATAACTTTGGGGTAATGGTGGATAGCCTGGCGAACGCTATCACTGGGCAAATCAAAACGGCCTGGAGCGGTGAAGAGACGGCCGGCAGTGCCTTAGGGGCCGATCCTAAATATGCCAGTAAGCAAGCAGCTCCGCTGCTTAGTGATGCAGATAAGCTGAGTAAAGCGATGCGCCTGGCTTATCTGGGGGAAAAGCAGGGGACTCAGGCACCGCCGGTATTCAAATCCTGGATTAGCGATCGTGACCTGGTAAATCAGAACGTTCCGGCTACAGAAGTGCGCGTGCTGCTGACGAAAAGCGAACTCAGCGACTTGAGCGATGTAATGAAAAAGATCGTTAATGCCGCTAACGAGGGCATGATCTCTCCCGACGACATGTTTGCCAGCCTGCGTTCTCTGGCGGCAACAATGGGTAACGATCCGACTCAGGCAAAAGGCAAAAGTGCGACTCGCCTGGCCGAAATGGGGTTACTCGGTGAATATGTCGAAGGGCTGCCATACCTTAGCGAGGTGCTAAGCCTTGACGAAGAAACCTGGAAAAGCTGGGACGGCCTGGAGCAGGAACGTTTTATTCGACGCCTGAATACCAAACTGAACTATTACCAGCGCTACAACCAGGATGTGGATCGCTGGATTGCTTTGGCCCCAGACAGTGACCCGCGTGACAACGTTTACCCTGTTCCGCTGGAAAACCTTCCTTGA
- a CDS encoding ABC transporter ATP-binding protein, with protein MEVRRGGADGFTVTLPSLALARGEVAALTGQSGCGKSTLLEMIGAILRPDTLGEYRLHQPEVDIAAPLMAANEVAMSAIRARELGFVLQHGGLLPWLTVIDNIVLPRRLAGMDIHSHWLRVAIEQLGIARLLKKMPAQLSIGERQRVAFVRAIAHQPRLLLADEPTAALDPENARRLFALIVDMVRALDMVAIIVSHDSQLVGSFGLHRYCASISEGRSVFCPV; from the coding sequence ATGGAGGTGCGGCGCGGCGGTGCTGATGGCTTTACTGTCACGCTGCCATCGCTAGCGTTAGCCCGCGGTGAGGTTGCCGCGCTAACGGGGCAAAGCGGCTGCGGCAAAAGCACGCTGCTTGAAATGATAGGGGCTATTTTACGCCCCGATACGCTAGGCGAGTATCGACTTCATCAGCCTGAAGTTGATATTGCCGCGCCGTTAATGGCGGCTAATGAAGTCGCAATGTCGGCTATTCGGGCGCGGGAGCTGGGGTTTGTCTTACAGCATGGCGGCCTGCTGCCATGGCTGACGGTGATTGATAACATTGTGCTGCCGCGCCGGCTGGCTGGTATGGACATTCATTCCCATTGGCTACGTGTGGCAATTGAGCAACTCGGCATCGCCCGGCTGTTAAAGAAAATGCCTGCCCAGCTCTCCATTGGCGAACGACAACGAGTGGCCTTTGTGAGGGCGATTGCCCATCAGCCAAGACTTCTGCTGGCTGATGAACCTACCGCAGCCCTTGACCCGGAAAATGCCAGACGGCTTTTTGCGCTGATTGTCGACATGGTTCGTGCTCTGGATATGGTGGCAATCATTGTCAGTCATGACTCGCAGCTCGTTGGTAGCTTTGGGCTGCATCGCTATTGCGCCTCTATCTCGGAGGGACGTAGTGTCTTCTGTCCAGTCTGA
- a CDS encoding ABC transporter permease: MALRDLLHDRKVALCIVFSLVAVIAPLLLLFGLKNGIVSQLRHDLLNDPRTREVRMLGNSSYDRGWLEKLSERPEVGFSIPLTRSLNTQADLVHDGQHFAAGAEVIPTGKGDPLLAEVTLPRLDDEVVLSASAARRLAVNQGATFRLFVTRKLGGAEQRVAKSVRVVGVLDEAKFSRPGMFVTLPLLVALEDYRDGFQVPLLAVAEGQPSRERSRFSRARLYAATLDDVVPLANWLESQHIETVTQAAQIESVRAIDSVLGIIFAVIAWISTSGCIASLVGAFIANIDRKRKDMAVLRLLGFRRHAVTVFIVIQAFCLTGLAFVIGLLLYLFGSLTFNHLLGARLPAQAFVCRLEPIHFITALFSLLIVALAVAAIGALRALKIDPAESLREI; the protein is encoded by the coding sequence ATGGCGCTGCGCGATCTGCTGCACGATCGAAAAGTCGCGCTGTGCATTGTGTTCTCATTAGTCGCCGTTATCGCGCCTCTGCTGCTGCTGTTTGGGCTTAAAAACGGCATTGTTAGCCAGCTTCGCCATGACCTGCTAAACGATCCGCGAACGCGTGAGGTCAGAATGCTGGGCAATAGCAGTTATGACCGGGGATGGCTTGAAAAGCTCAGCGAGCGCCCGGAGGTGGGGTTTTCGATTCCGCTGACGCGTTCCCTTAATACTCAGGCAGATCTGGTTCATGATGGTCAGCATTTTGCGGCAGGCGCTGAAGTTATTCCCACGGGTAAAGGCGACCCTTTGTTGGCTGAGGTTACGCTCCCCCGGCTTGACGATGAAGTGGTATTAAGTGCCAGCGCAGCCCGGCGGCTAGCGGTAAACCAGGGGGCGACTTTCCGCCTGTTTGTGACCCGTAAACTCGGCGGGGCAGAACAGCGGGTGGCTAAAAGCGTCAGGGTTGTTGGCGTTCTGGATGAAGCCAAATTCTCTCGCCCGGGAATGTTTGTAACGCTACCGCTTCTGGTGGCGCTGGAAGATTATCGGGATGGCTTCCAGGTCCCTCTGTTGGCGGTGGCGGAAGGCCAGCCCAGCCGCGAACGCAGCCGTTTTTCTCGTGCACGCCTTTATGCCGCCACGCTGGATGATGTTGTTCCGCTAGCGAACTGGCTTGAATCACAACATATCGAGACCGTCACCCAGGCTGCACAAATAGAGTCGGTGCGCGCCATTGATTCCGTTCTCGGGATTATTTTTGCCGTGATTGCGTGGATCTCAACTTCCGGTTGTATCGCCTCGCTGGTGGGGGCGTTTATCGCCAATATTGACCGCAAACGCAAGGATATGGCGGTGCTGAGACTGTTGGGGTTCCGACGCCATGCGGTGACGGTATTTATCGTTATTCAGGCATTTTGCCTGACTGGCCTCGCTTTTGTTATTGGACTACTGCTTTATCTGTTCGGCAGCCTGACGTTTAACCACCTACTGGGCGCCCGCCTCCCGGCACAGGCGTTTGTTTGCCGCCTTGAGCCAATACATTTTATTACTGCGTTATTTAGCCTGCTGATTGTTGCCCTGGCTGTCGCGGCAATTGGCGCATTACGCGCATTGAAGATCGATCCTGCGGAGAGTTTACGTGAAATCTAA
- a CDS encoding endonuclease, with the protein MITLWLKSILLAIILSLPAVAIAAPDVQVGFSPEGSARTLVLQTLAGAQKSIRMIGYSFQAPDITQALVDAKKRGVEVRVVVDKKRNQNKASLKAMNFVAANGVQLRIDGHYHIQHDKTIIVDEQTVETGSFNYAPSAETENSENVVVLSNMPDIARQYVSHWESRWELGVPFQATP; encoded by the coding sequence ATGATTACCCTTTGGTTGAAAAGCATCCTCCTGGCTATCATCCTTAGCCTGCCGGCTGTCGCCATAGCCGCCCCGGACGTTCAGGTTGGCTTTTCGCCGGAAGGCTCGGCCCGGACGCTGGTGCTGCAGACGCTCGCCGGGGCGCAAAAATCTATCCGCATGATAGGTTACTCCTTCCAGGCACCCGATATTACTCAGGCGCTGGTGGATGCGAAAAAGCGAGGCGTTGAGGTGCGTGTGGTGGTCGATAAAAAGCGCAACCAGAACAAGGCCAGCCTGAAGGCGATGAACTTTGTCGCGGCCAACGGCGTGCAGCTGCGCATCGACGGGCATTATCACATCCAGCACGACAAAACGATTATCGTCGATGAACAAACCGTTGAAACTGGGTCATTTAATTACGCCCCTTCAGCGGAAACAGAAAACAGTGAGAACGTGGTGGTGCTAAGCAATATGCCAGACATCGCCAGGCAGTATGTTTCCCACTGGGAAAGCCGCTGGGAGCTGGGCGTGCCTTTTCAGGCCACTCCGTGA
- a CDS encoding zinc/cadmium-binding protein encodes MIMKKSAFILGMGVLLASNSALAHGHHHGKPLTEVEQKASEGIFDDVNVKDRLLSDWEGIWQSVNPLLLSGDLDPVLEKKAKKSGKSLEEYRAYYQKGYATNVDTIGIENNVIEFHVGKEVQSCHYDYAGHKILTYASGKKGVRYLFECKDAQSKAPKFVQFSDHIIAPRQSQHFHIFMGNDSQATLLKEMDNWPTYYPYNMDKAQVIDEMLHH; translated from the coding sequence ATGATTATGAAAAAATCGGCGTTTATTCTGGGCATGGGCGTGTTGCTGGCAAGCAATTCGGCGCTGGCGCACGGTCACCATCACGGCAAACCGCTCACGGAAGTGGAACAAAAGGCGAGCGAAGGGATCTTTGACGACGTTAACGTGAAAGATCGCTTGCTGTCTGACTGGGAAGGGATCTGGCAGTCGGTCAATCCCTTACTGTTAAGCGGGGACCTCGATCCGGTGCTGGAGAAAAAAGCCAAAAAAAGCGGCAAAAGTCTGGAGGAATATCGGGCGTATTATCAAAAAGGCTATGCGACAAATGTGGATACGATCGGGATTGAGAATAACGTGATCGAATTTCACGTCGGCAAAGAGGTACAAAGCTGCCACTATGACTACGCCGGGCATAAAATCCTGACCTACGCCTCGGGAAAGAAGGGCGTTCGCTACCTGTTTGAGTGCAAAGACGCCCAGTCCAAAGCGCCAAAGTTCGTGCAGTTTAGCGACCACATCATCGCCCCGCGTCAGTCGCAGCATTTCCATATTTTTATGGGCAATGACTCTCAGGCCACGCTTCTGAAAGAGATGGATAACTGGCCGACGTATTACCCGTACAACATGGACAAAGCGCAGGTTATCGATGAGATGCTGCACCACTAA